In Trichoderma breve strain T069 chromosome 4, whole genome shotgun sequence, the following proteins share a genomic window:
- a CDS encoding cyclin domain-containing protein, translated as MAAVIGDFVPDLSRFHSMISSSSTSTTSIPQRSDSQAHDSAAPYRSSSRHRLSGSVPRSQTPASDTSSRGARSAQQGQALAGQPASRAASGGASRFPSPPPSSSPAAAPGPVAADDANRPSMATQMGDSVSAPALPSQPSSSSIAAPQNQQPSPTSDDYPLRSGPPDSYLVSNAEAAAAPEQNVIHIRDLAHIEQLAQADLAGAADRSGILHDPPLHQTKYEISAMPIADVIEMVAALLTKITTTNDLQHDAMQRNVAHQQQANQTADPHGNSQMSPLSHSVLAFHGKNVPAITILSYLSRIDKYCPTTYEVFLSLLVYFDRMTERVNDMVSRTERSRRSSTSRTRGSASVASHDTPMGEASRSPDESDEDLADDDDSDDEVMVDPPTRFAREAARSAATHVPERSLGVPTPATYFVVDSFNIHRLIIAGVTCSSKFFSDVFYTNSRYAKVGGLPLPELNHLELQFLVLNDFRLAIPVEELEAYATMLVEFYAREVVAPRSRRT; from the exons ATGGCAGCCGTCATCGGCGACTTTGTTCCTGACCTCTCGCGCTTCCACAGCATgatctccagctcttcgaCATCGACAACCTCCATCCCACAGCGCTCCGATAGCCAGGCCCACGACTCGGCTGCCCCCTACCGTTCGTCCAGCCGGCACCGGTTGTCTGGCTCCGTGCCGCGGTCTCAGACACCAGCGTCAGACACCTCCAGCAGAGGAGCCAGATCGGCGCAGCAGGGCCAGGCGCTGGCAGGACAGCCCGCATCGCGCGCGGCATCAGGCGGAGCGTCGCGTTTcccctcgccgccgccgtcgtcGTCCCCAGCAGCTGCCCCCGGCCCTGTcgccgccgacgatgcgAATCGTCCGTCCATGGCAACACAGATGGGAGACAGCGTCTCCGCACCGGCCCTGCCATCGCAGCCGTCATCCTCTAGCATAGCCGCGCCTCAGAaccagcagccttctccCACCTCGGACGACTATCCGCTGCGATCAGGCCCGCCCGACTCGTACCTGGTTTCCAACGCCGAGGCCGCAGCCGCCCCCGAGCAGAATGTCATCCACATCCGGGACCTTGCTCACATAGAACAGCTCGCCCAGGCCGACCTGGCGGGCGCCGCCGACCGGTCAGGTATCCTCCACGACCCGCCGCTACACCAGACCAAGTACGAGATCAGCGCGATGCCCATTGCAGACGTCATCGAAATGGTGGCTGCCCTGCTGACCAAAATCACAACCACAAACGACCTGCAGCACGATGCCATGCAGCGCAATGTTGcccaccagcagcaggccaaTCAGACCGCGGACCCCCACGGGAACTCCCAGATGAGTCCGCTCAGCCATTCGGTGCTTGCGTTCCACGGAAAGAACGTTCCGGCTATAACGATCCTGAGCTACCTCTCGCGAATCGACAAGTACTGCCCGACCACGTACGAGGTCTTCTTGAGCCTGCTAGTCTACTTTGATCGCATGACGGAGAGGGTCAACGACATGGTTTCTCGCACCGAGCGCAGCAGGCGGTCGTCCACGTCACGGACGCGAGGGTCGGCCTCAGTCGCATCACACGACACCCCGATGGGCGAGGCCTCTAGGAGTCCCGACGAGAGCGATGAGGATTtagccgacgacgacgatagcgacgacgaggtcATGGTGGACCCTCCGACCAGATTCGCTCGGGAGGCGGCCAGAAGTGCCGCGACGCACGTTCCCGAGCGCTCCCTCGGCGTGCCGACACCGGCAACGTATTTTGTAGTGGACAGCTTCAACATCCACCGATTGATCATCGCCGGAGTTACTTGCTCCAGCAAGTTCTTCTCAGATGTCTTTTACACCAACTCGCGATACGCAAAG GTTGGTGGACTTCCTTTGCCCGAACTGAACCACCTGGAACTTCAATTCCTAGTGCTCAACGACTTCCGACTTGCCATTCCggtggaagagctggaggcaTATGCCACCATGCTAGTGGAGTTTTACGCCCGAGAAGTGGTGGCTCCTCGGAGTCGTCGCACTTAA
- a CDS encoding proteasome subunit domain-containing protein, protein MWGDGAAARSQSCLSFDVAELLVELQPSQTTSEPRRIHSTRLLFLQRFRITTTSTILHCNSSAIMEFGRAGVLNEDGIHVDMDRLKKGEVNMAVTFKDGVILGADSRTTTGAYIANRVTDKLTRVHDTIWCCRSGSAADTQAVADIVQYQLGLFSMTSGRPPMTQTAASIFQEICYANKDMLSAGLIIAGWDERFGGQVYSIPLGGSLHKQAYAIGGSGSTYIYGYCDANWKEGMEEEEAVSFVKGALREAIKWDGSSGGVIRMVVLTKKGADRHLYLPDTDYKVRQQ, encoded by the exons ATGTGGGGCGACGGCGCGGCTGCGCGTTCTCAGAGCTGCCTGAGCTTTGATGTGGCGGAACTGCTGGTCGAGCTCCAGCCTTCCCAGACAACCTCAGAACCACGACGAATCCACAGCACACGACTCTTGTTTTTGCAACGCTTCCGAATTACCACTACCTCTACGATCCTACACTGCAATTCATCTGCAATCATGGAGTTTGGCCGTGCTGGTGTGCTGAATGAAG ATGGCATTCATGTCGATATGGACCGGTTGAAGAAGGGTGAAGTCAA TATGGCTGTGACATTCAAGGATGGAGTTATCTTGG GAGCTGATTCGAGAACAACGACCGGTGCCTACATTGCCAACCGAGTGACAGACAAGCTGACCCGAGTACACGACACCATCTGGTGCTGCCGATCCGGTTCAGCCGCCGACACACAGGCCGTTGCCGACATTGTACAGTACCAGCTGGGCCTCTTTTCCATGACCAGCGGCCGGCCTCCGATGACACAGACAGCAGCATCCATTTTCCAGGAGATTTGCTACGCCAACAAGGACATGCTATC AGCTGGTCTGATTATCGCGGGCTGGGACGAGAGATTCGGTGGCCAGGTGTACTCTATTCCCCTGGGAGGATCATTGCACAAGCAGGCGTACGCCATCGGCGGTTCAGGATCGACATACATCTACGGATACTGTGATGCCAACTGGAAGGAGGgaatggaggaggaagaggcagttTCGTTTGTCAAGGGAGCGCTAAGAGAGGCTATCAAATGGGACGGAAGCTCTGGTGGTGTCATTCGCATGGTGGTGTTGACCAAGAAGGGAGCCGACCGACACCTGTACCTACCGGATACAGACTACAAGGTGCGACAGCAGTAG
- a CDS encoding erv1 / alr family domain-containing protein has protein sequence MARRQHLTASILLVVVLFFSISYFLSGSSSHDVDRIHEPAGEPKSEFKVDLGGMPASLLDGESIAPKLENATLKAELGRATWKFMHTMVARFPEEPSQEERKTLETFIYLFSRLYPCGDCARHFRGLLSKYPPQTSSRNAAAGWLCFVHNQVNERLKKPIFDCNNIGDFYDCGCGDEDKKKGDKGKEGGEKEEAKAGTELIKD, from the exons ATGGCGCGCCGTCAGCATCTCACAGCGTCTATCCTGTTGGTCGTCGTCCTGTTCTTCAGCATCTCGTATTTCCTGTCCGGCTCGTCTAGCCACGATGTGGACCGAATCCATGAGCCTGCGGGAGAGCCCAAGTCGGAATTCAAAGTGGACCTGGGTGGCATGCCAGCTAGTCTGCTTGACGGAGAGTCTATAGCCCCCAAGCTGGAGAATGCAACACTCAA GGCCGAACTGGGTCGTGCAACATGGAAGTTCATGCACACAATGGTCGCCAGATTCCCCGAGGAGCCCTCACAGGAAGAGCGTAAGACCCTCGAGACGTTCATCTACCTCTTCAGCCGCCTATACCCATGCGGTGACTGTGCGAGGCACTTCCGAGGGCTGCTGTCAAAGTACCCTCCCCAGACGAGCAGTAGAAATGCGGCGGCTGGATGGCTGTGCTTTGTGCACAACCAGGTCAACGAGAGACTGAAGAAGCCAATATTTGACTGCAACAACATTGGCGACTTTTACGACTGCGGCTGCGGAGATgaggataagaagaagggggacaagggcaaggagggaggggagaaggaggaagccaaggctgGAACAGAACTCATTAAGGATTAG
- a CDS encoding ethD domain-containing protein: protein MATKQRLLRLTLMQYKNPKITDEEFQKHWSEHHAPIASSWLARNGIVGYTQYHTPPETRNLATALAETVGATVAPFDGYVEFFVNNPEDLWKATSDPEYPVKMHPDEQYMFDSSKMQVTIGWVEVYIQNGKVVNIVDGKSAYAQ from the exons ATGGCTACCAAGCAAAGACTCCTCCGCTTGACGCTCATGCAGTACAAGAACCCCAAGATCACCGATGAAGAATTCCAAAAGCACTGGAGCGAGCACCACGCACCAATCGCCTCCAGCTGGCTCGCTCGCAACGGAATCGTGGGATACACACAG TACCACACACCTCCCGAAACACGCAACCTAGCCACTGCCCTCGCCGAGACAGTGGGAGCTACTGTCGCGCCGTTTGACGGCTACGTCGAGTTTTTTGTTAACAACCCCGAGGATCTGTGGAAGGCTACTTCGGACCCGGAGTATCCTGTTAAGATGCACCCTGACGAGCAGTACATGTTTGATAGTAGCAAGATGCAGGTCACGATTGGGTGGGTCGAGGTGTATATCCAGAACGGAAAGGTGGTCAACATTGTTGATGGCAAGTCTGCATATGCCCAGTAG
- a CDS encoding aldo/keto reductase family domain-containing protein, with product MAPKVNRRILGAAPTPVGPLNKYRLLSPSGAVRVSPLCLGAMSFGSGWKGYLGDCDQKASEEILDGGNFIDTSNNYQLGESETIIGEWMKKRGNRDEMVIATKYTTNYENHPDSKKLKANYTGNGSKSLHVSVEASLKKLQTDYIDLLYVHWWDFSTSTSELMISLNNLVNSGKVLYLGISDSPAWVVSKANEYARNHGLRQFSVYQGRWSAAAREFERDIIPMCKAEGMGIAPWGALGAGRFKTEEQRNAPGGRNVEATEGEIKVSKVLEAVATRKNSIITSVALAYVMHKAPYVFPIVGGRKVEQLKENIAALTLKLTEEDIAEIEAAVPFELGFPYDLLWGAEVPDNVQNVGLLDNAGNFEYVPEQQPISPSWAEE from the exons ATGGCACCGAAAGTCAACCGAAGGATTCTAGGGGCAGCACCTACTCCAGTTGGCCCATTGAACAAATACCGCTTGTTATCCCCATCTGGCGCTGTGAGAGTCAGCCCCCTTTGTCTTGGAGCAATGAGCTTTGGCTCGGGATG GAAAGGATATTTGGGAGACTGTGATCAAAAGGCTTCTGAAGAGATTCTTGAC GGAG GCAACTTCATTGACACGTCCAACAATTATCAATTGGGGGAGTCTGAAACGATTATTGGCGAATGGATGAAAAAACGCGGAAACCGTGACGAGATGG TGATTGCTACGAAGTACACGACAAATTACGAAAACCATCCCGATTCGAAGAAATTGAAAGCCAACTATACCGGTAACGGCTCTAAAAGTCTCCATGTTTCTGTCGAAGcaagcttgaagaagctgcagactGATTATATCGATCTC CTCTATGTCCACTGGTGGGATTTTAGCACCTCAACTTCAGAGCTGATGATATCCCTGAATAATCTCGTGAATTCCGGAAAGGTCTTGTATCTAGGAATCAGTGACAGCCCAGCATGGGTCGTGAG CAAAGCAAACGAGTATGCAAGAAACCATGGCCTTCGACAGTTTTCTGTATACCAGGGACGTTGGTCCGCCGCCGCACGAGAATTTGAACGAGATATTATCCCCATGTGCAAAGCCGAAGGTATGGGTATAGCTCCCTGGGGTGCTCTCGGAGCTGGTAGATTCAAGACCGAAGAGCAACGCAACGCTCCAGGCGGACGCAATGTGGAGGCAACCGAAGGGGAGATCAAGGTTAGCAAAGTGTTGGAGGCTGTTGCTACTCGCAAGAACTCGATTATTACGAGCGTTGCGCTGGCATACGTAATGCACAAAGCGCCCTATGTCTTTCCTATTGTTGGTGGCCGCAAGGTAGAGCAGCTGAAGGAGAACATCGCAGCTCTGACGCTCAAGCTGACCGAGGAGGACATTGCGGAGATTGAAGCTGCGGTGCCGTTTGAACTGGGCTTTCCGTATGACCTTTTGTGGGGTGCGGAGGTTCCTGACAATGTGCAGAATGTTGGTCTTCTCGATAACGCTGGTAACTTTGAGTACGTGCCAGAGCAACAG CCTATTTCACCGTCCTGGGCTGAAGAGTAG
- a CDS encoding fungal zn(2)-Cys(6) binuclear cluster domain-containing protein encodes MGLKSVMEAPEVPKTNRPQNRRKVKTGCLTCKKRRVKCDEARPSCERCLSTGRVCDGYGIWDSVSKAPIQEISGKPCSIGFEYFRKYTVNKLPGVFESGFWNSLVFQACVEDPAVLHAATALGAAHKNEEAISLVEYNQAIQHLRRHLNRLDNDALRVSLITCMIFACLELLRGGFKTGHAHLTNGMQLLREIQTRQGITSLDGPIVLRTHPQSVEDALVEVFSRLNIQAMLFGQVSNHHIFVSERAPDGPKYNIPSSFQNHTEARKHLDSLINGVYNLTQQGRNILHNQKQVSEHQRGLLADLTPRKMYRTPLLRLYHTMATIMAATSLRGTDEMIFDSYNSNFEALLRQATELWDVMHNAYLAFKKLTGYVMPAICFTADMGFIPPLYFTVIKCRQPNLRRMAIEILMSAPHREGAWSGPLVARMAEHIMAREEEGIYEDLDIMPTCQPGSALPVVPHSSRFNDIKVSLPERVGGKAVLFCSRYLGGGEWIADNQEFAVSLEDSVSSRIWDSDATAYFARLWNGQI; translated from the exons ATGGGACTGAAGAGCGTGATGGAAGCTCCTGAGGTTCCGAAAACTAATAGGCCCCAAAACCGCCGCAAGGTGAAAACAGGCTGTCTGACTTGCAA aaaacgtcGAGTAAAATGTGATGAGGCAAGACCTTCTTGTGAAAGATGTCTCTCAACGGGTCGTGTGTGTGACGGCTACGGAATCTGGGATAGTGTTAGCAAAGCCCCCA TTCAGGAGATTTCTGGAAAACCCTGCAGCATCGGATTTGAATACTTTCGCAAGTATACTGTCAACAAATTGCCCGGGGTCTTTGAATCCGGTTTCTGGAATTCGCTGGTATTCCAAGCTTGCGTTGAAGACCCTGCTGTTCTCCATGCGGCAACTGCTCTTGGTGCAGCGCATAAGAATGAGGAGGCAATCTCTTTGGTGGAGTATAACCAAGCAATACAACACCTTCGTCGACATCTCAATCGTCTCGACAATGACGCACTCCGCGTGTCACTGATAACATGCATGATCTTCGCCTGTCTTGAATTACTGAGGGGAGGCTTCAAAACCGGGCACGCGCACTTGACCAATGGTATGCAGCTCCTTCGAGAAATCCAAACACGTCAGGGCATCACATCGTTGGATGGTCCTATTGTTTTGCGGACGCATCCTCAGTCTGTCGAGGACGCGTTGGTCGAAGTGTTTTCTCGACTCAACATCCAGGCAATGCTTTTCGGACAAGTATCAAACCATCACATTTTTGTTAGTGAACGCGCGCCAGACGGACCGAAATACAATATTCCCTCAAGTTTTCAGAACCATACTGAAGCTCGAAAACATCTTGATTCTCTCATCAACGGCGTCTATAATCTAACCCAGCAGGGCAGAAATATCCTTCACAATCAGAAGCAGGTCTCAGAACA CCAGAGAGGATTACTTGCGGATCTTACCCCGCGGAAAATGTATCGTACACCACTTCTGCGTCTATATCATACAATGGCCACAATCATGGCCGCAACCTCTTTGCGTGGCACCGATGAGATGATCTTTGATTCGTATAACTCAAATTTCGAAGCCCTTCTTAGACAAGCCACCGAGCTATGGGACGTGATGCACAACGCGTACCTAGCATTCAAAAAGCTTACCGGATATGTAATGCCTGCGATTTGCTTCACGGCAGACATGGGGTTCATTCCACCGTTATATTTCACAGTTATCAAGTGTCGTCAGCCCAACTTGCGGCGAATGGCTATCGAAATTCTCATGTCAGCTCCTCATCGAGAAGGAGCCTGGAGCGGCCCTCTTGTAGCTCGTATGGCAGAACACATTATGgctagagaagaagagggtaTATATGAGGATCTTGATATCATGCCGACCTGTCAGCCAGGGAGTGCGCTGCCTGTTGTACCTCACTCATCACGGTTTAACGATATTAAAGTTTCTCTGCCTGAGCGTGTCGGCGGTAAAGCAGTTTTATTTTGTAGTCGATATctggggggaggggagtgGATCGCAGACAATCAAGAGTTTGCCGTCTCATTGGAAGATAGCGTTAGTTCTCGCATCTGGGACTCTGATGCTACCGCATATTTTGCCAGATTATGGAATGGACAAATTTGA